The following coding sequences lie in one Pseudomonas svalbardensis genomic window:
- a CDS encoding glycosyltransferase family 4 protein: MFIVHIADITMFYAPASGGVRTYLDAKHRRLSIKPGIRHSLLIPGAYLSEQDGVYTVPAPALPFGKGYRFPLRLAPWRNVLQDLQPDLIEVGDPYLTAWAALDARRQLDVPVIGFYHSDLPLLVSNRMGNWVTTNVEAYVSKLYGNFDRVLAPSQVMADKLIGLGVKNVFVQPLGVDLQTFNPTARDTGLRAELGIDENTHLLIFAGRGSKEKNLPVLLDCMKRLGPRYHLLLVGSSMPAAVPDNVTVIGEFCPAAHVARLMASADALLHAGDQETFGLVVLEAMASGIPVVAVAAGAFQEIITEQCGLLCPPNNPLAMADAVRELFSSGSVVLGKQARNHVERHYSWDTVVNSLLGHYRAVLGSHLPLTASG, translated from the coding sequence ATGTTCATCGTGCATATCGCTGACATAACCATGTTCTACGCCCCTGCCAGCGGTGGCGTGCGCACTTATCTGGATGCAAAGCACCGTCGCCTGAGCATCAAGCCGGGCATTCGCCACAGTCTGCTGATTCCTGGGGCTTACTTGAGTGAACAGGATGGCGTTTACACGGTTCCGGCTCCCGCCCTGCCCTTCGGCAAGGGTTATCGTTTCCCCCTCCGTCTCGCGCCATGGCGCAATGTTCTGCAGGATTTACAGCCCGATCTGATCGAGGTCGGCGACCCTTACCTTACTGCTTGGGCGGCCCTCGACGCCCGGCGGCAACTCGATGTCCCGGTGATCGGCTTTTACCATTCGGACCTGCCGCTGCTGGTCAGCAATCGCATGGGCAACTGGGTCACCACTAACGTCGAAGCCTATGTCAGCAAGCTCTATGGCAACTTCGATCGGGTTCTGGCACCCAGCCAGGTCATGGCCGACAAACTGATCGGGCTCGGGGTGAAGAACGTTTTCGTGCAACCGCTGGGCGTCGACTTGCAAACCTTCAATCCCACGGCACGAGACACGGGCCTGCGGGCCGAACTGGGCATAGATGAAAACACTCATTTGCTGATCTTCGCCGGGCGCGGCTCCAAGGAAAAAAACCTGCCGGTGCTGCTCGACTGCATGAAACGCCTGGGCCCACGCTATCACCTCCTGCTGGTAGGTTCGTCGATGCCGGCCGCAGTGCCCGACAACGTTACCGTGATCGGTGAGTTCTGTCCGGCGGCACACGTGGCGCGATTGATGGCCAGCGCCGATGCGCTGCTGCACGCCGGTGATCAGGAAACTTTTGGCCTGGTGGTTCTTGAAGCCATGGCCAGTGGCATTCCGGTGGTAGCCGTGGCGGCCGGGGCCTTTCAGGAAATCATCACCGAGCAATGCGGCCTGCTCTGCCCGCCGAATAATCCATTGGCGATGGCCGACGCCGTTCGCGAACTGTTCAGCTCGGGCAGCGTCGTGTTGGGCAAACAGGCCCGCAACCATGTCGAGCGTCATTACTCTTGGGACACGGTGGTCAACAGCCTGCTGGGGCATTATCGCGCCGTACTTGGCAGCCACTTGCCGCTGACCGCCAGTGGTTGA
- a CDS encoding DUF2334 domain-containing protein yields the protein MNPPTLILVLHDVAPQTWADYQPFIEAVDALGEVPMTWLVVPNFHKHNDLEEHPGFRRLLTRRIARGDELALHGYFHCDEEPTPTTPRDWFMRRIYTHEGEFYSLSQEAALARLRAGIEVFHRYHWPLEGFVSPAWLMSEGTRQALRQLPLSYTSDPQHLYRLPDFTAVDAPGLVWSARSAWRRGLSKLVNDQREQRWQQAPVIRLGLHPVDMRHGFSRTYWLQTLKRLLDEGRVPMTKARWLALQSDRMGRAA from the coding sequence ATGAACCCGCCCACTCTGATACTCGTCCTGCACGACGTCGCACCGCAAACCTGGGCCGATTACCAACCCTTTATCGAAGCTGTCGACGCCCTGGGCGAGGTGCCGATGACCTGGTTGGTGGTGCCCAATTTCCACAAGCACAACGATCTGGAGGAGCATCCGGGATTTCGACGTTTGCTCACCCGTCGTATCGCCCGAGGTGACGAACTGGCATTGCACGGTTACTTTCATTGCGATGAAGAGCCCACTCCCACTACTCCACGAGACTGGTTCATGCGCCGGATTTACACCCACGAAGGCGAGTTTTACAGCCTGTCTCAAGAAGCCGCTCTTGCCCGCCTGCGCGCCGGCATCGAAGTGTTCCACCGTTATCACTGGCCGCTGGAGGGCTTCGTTTCTCCGGCCTGGTTGATGAGCGAAGGGACGCGCCAGGCCTTGCGTCAGTTACCCCTGAGTTACACCAGCGATCCGCAGCATCTGTATCGTCTGCCGGACTTCACCGCGGTCGATGCACCCGGCCTGGTCTGGAGTGCGCGCAGTGCCTGGCGCCGAGGGCTGTCGAAGCTCGTCAACGATCAACGCGAACAACGCTGGCAGCAAGCACCGGTGATTCGTCTTGGCTTGCACCCGGTGGATATGCGCCATGGGTTCTCGCGCACTTACTGGCTGCAAACCCTCAAGCGCTTGCTCGACGAGGGACGTGTGCCGATGACCAAGGCACGCTGGCTGGCGCTGCAAAGCGACCGTATGGGTCGCGCCGCATGA
- a CDS encoding lysylphosphatidylglycerol synthase transmembrane domain-containing protein translates to MSRGILLLVALLAAVLIPSLLGGNETWYRLRSFPLQWLLIMFGMILLCWVLNTMRLRLLLGDQRDKVGPLRSLGVVMAAEFAYCATPGGSGGPLTIMALLARNGVRPARGSAVFAMDQLSDLLFFLCALSGILIYALFQHLSQRMEWLLTVSAISMFGGLFSCVVVARYHRMLIRLSGRLLARLNVKATTRVRWARKLLHFLAAFTDTLKLPFQTLITVFALTCLHWILRYSVLYLALRGLGADLQWAWSFLIQMLSLSAGQFSLLPGGAGAAELTSAALLAPMVGKSTAAAAILIWRAVTYYFYLVVGGPVFLLMLGRPLLKKLMKFKQA, encoded by the coding sequence ATGAGTCGCGGGATACTGCTGCTCGTCGCGCTGCTCGCTGCGGTGCTGATTCCGTCGCTGTTGGGTGGTAACGAAACCTGGTATCGGCTGCGAAGCTTTCCACTGCAATGGCTGCTGATCATGTTCGGCATGATCCTGCTGTGCTGGGTGCTGAACACGATGCGCTTGCGCCTGTTGCTCGGGGATCAGCGCGACAAGGTGGGCCCGCTCAGAAGCCTCGGGGTAGTGATGGCCGCCGAGTTCGCTTATTGCGCTACCCCCGGCGGCAGCGGCGGCCCACTGACGATCATGGCGTTGTTGGCGCGCAATGGCGTGCGTCCAGCCAGGGGCAGCGCCGTGTTTGCCATGGATCAGCTGAGCGATTTGCTGTTTTTTCTCTGCGCGCTGAGCGGGATCCTGATTTACGCGTTGTTCCAGCACCTCAGCCAACGCATGGAATGGCTGCTGACCGTCAGCGCCATTTCGATGTTCGGCGGGTTGTTCAGTTGCGTGGTGGTCGCCCGCTACCATCGAATGCTGATTCGTCTGAGCGGTCGATTGCTCGCCCGCCTGAATGTCAAAGCCACCACGCGCGTACGCTGGGCGCGAAAACTCCTGCACTTTCTGGCGGCGTTCACGGACACACTGAAGCTGCCCTTTCAGACGCTCATCACGGTGTTTGCCCTGACGTGCCTGCATTGGATCTTGCGCTATAGCGTGCTGTATCTGGCGTTGCGTGGGCTCGGGGCGGATTTGCAGTGGGCCTGGAGCTTTCTGATCCAGATGCTTTCGCTAAGTGCGGGGCAGTTCAGCCTGTTGCCGGGCGGTGCCGGGGCGGCGGAGTTGACGTCGGCGGCGCTGCTGGCGCCGATGGTGGGGAAATCCACCGCCGCGGCGGCGATTCTGATCTGGCGGGCGGTGACTTATTACTTTTATCTGGTCGTCGGCGGGCCGGTATTTTTACTGATGCTTGGGCGGCCGCTGCTGAAGAAGTTGATGAAGTTCAAACAGGCTTAG
- the purU gene encoding formyltetrahydrofolate deformylase: MRTFRLVIACPDRVGIVAKVSNFLASHNGWITEASHHSDNLSGWFFMRHEIRADSLPFGIDAFREAFAPIAEEFSMNWRITDTEQKKRVVLMASRESHCLADLLHRWHSDELDCEISCVISNHDDLRSMVEWHGIPYYHVPVNPQDKEPAFAEVSRLVKQHDAEVVVLARYMQILPPALCREYAHKVINIHHSFLPSFVGAKPYHQASMRGVKLIGATCHYVTEELDAGPIIEQDVVRVSHSDSIDDMVRFGRDVEKMVLARGLRYHLEDRVLVHGNKTVVF; encoded by the coding sequence ATGCGCACTTTTCGGCTGGTGATTGCTTGCCCGGACCGCGTCGGCATCGTTGCTAAAGTCAGTAACTTTCTGGCGTCACATAACGGCTGGATCACTGAAGCGAGCCATCACTCGGACAATCTCAGTGGCTGGTTCTTCATGCGTCACGAAATTCGTGCCGATTCGCTGCCCTTCGGTATCGATGCCTTTCGCGAAGCGTTTGCACCGATTGCCGAAGAGTTCTCGATGAACTGGCGCATCACCGATACCGAGCAGAAAAAGCGCGTGGTACTGATGGCCAGTCGCGAGTCTCACTGCCTCGCCGACTTGCTGCATCGCTGGCACAGTGATGAGCTGGATTGCGAAATTTCCTGCGTGATTTCCAACCATGACGACTTGCGCAGCATGGTCGAGTGGCACGGGATTCCGTATTACCACGTACCGGTCAATCCGCAGGATAAAGAGCCGGCATTCGCCGAAGTCTCGCGCCTGGTCAAACAGCACGATGCTGAAGTGGTCGTACTTGCCCGCTACATGCAAATCCTGCCGCCCGCGTTGTGCCGCGAATATGCTCACAAGGTCATCAACATTCACCACAGCTTCCTGCCGTCGTTCGTCGGTGCCAAGCCGTATCACCAGGCATCGATGCGTGGCGTGAAGTTGATCGGCGCTACTTGCCACTACGTGACCGAAGAGCTGGATGCCGGTCCGATCATCGAACAGGACGTCGTTCGCGTCAGCCACAGTGACAGCATCGACGACATGGTGCGTTTCGGTCGGGACGTCGAAAAGATGGTGCTGGCCCGTGGTCTGCGTTATCACTTGGAAGATCGGGTGCTGGTGCACGGCAACAAAACCGTCGTGTTCTGA
- the mvaT gene encoding histone-like nucleoid-structuring protein MvaT, which translates to MSLINEYRATEEAIKELQARLKNLSQDDKLQTELEFEGKLRTLMGEYSKSLRDIIALLDPESKTKAPRGGAVKTTGTKRARKVKQYKNPHNGEVIETKGGNHKTLKEWKAKWGGDVVEGWATLLG; encoded by the coding sequence ATGTCCTTGATCAACGAATATCGCGCCACCGAAGAAGCTATCAAAGAGCTGCAAGCCCGTTTGAAGAACCTGTCCCAAGACGACAAACTGCAAACCGAGCTGGAATTCGAAGGCAAACTGCGCACCCTGATGGGCGAGTACTCCAAGTCTCTGCGTGACATCATTGCGCTATTGGATCCAGAGTCCAAAACCAAAGCACCACGCGGCGGCGCAGTAAAAACTACTGGCACCAAGCGTGCTCGCAAAGTTAAACAATACAAAAACCCGCACAACGGTGAAGTCATCGAAACCAAAGGTGGCAACCACAAAACTCTGAAAGAGTGGAAAGCCAAGTGGGGCGGTGACGTGGTTGAAGGCTGGGCTACCCTGCTGGGCTAA
- the sbcB gene encoding exodeoxyribonuclease I, which yields MTSIFWYDYETTGINPRCDRPLQMAGIRTDFDLNEIDEPVNLYCQPSEDILPHPAACAITGITPGRLAEQGLSEADFMTRVHAQLAAPGTCGAGYNTLRFDDEMTRHSLYRNFFDPYAREWQGGNSRWDLIDVVRAAYALRPDGIVWPTDDEGRITLKLERLTAANGIDHGNAHEALSDVRATIALARLIREKQPKLYDWLFQLRGKQKVMDQIRLLQPMVHISGRFSAARNYVGVVLPLAWHPRNKNALIVCDLHLDPQGLLDLDADTLRQRLYTRRDDLAEGELPVPLKLIHINKCPVVAPLSVLRSEDQQRLGLDMSLYQERALRLSDAQTVWRDKVQAIYASEDFTPSQDPEQQLYDGFIGDRDRRLCEQVRSADPAQLAQQQWPFDDERLPELLFRYRARNFPDTLSFEEQERWRIFCQQRLSAPEWGAPNTLETFVDTAAQWSITATSFQREVLNEWQNYVEGLRKRLNL from the coding sequence GTGACCTCTATCTTCTGGTACGACTATGAAACCACTGGCATCAACCCCCGTTGCGACCGCCCGCTGCAAATGGCGGGGATTCGCACTGACTTCGATCTCAATGAAATAGACGAGCCGGTCAACCTTTACTGCCAGCCCAGTGAAGACATCCTGCCCCATCCGGCGGCCTGTGCGATCACGGGTATCACGCCCGGTCGACTGGCCGAGCAAGGCTTGAGCGAAGCCGATTTCATGACCCGGGTGCATGCCCAACTCGCTGCGCCCGGAACGTGCGGGGCGGGGTACAACACGTTGCGTTTCGATGACGAGATGACCCGTCACAGTCTTTACCGAAACTTTTTCGACCCTTATGCGCGCGAGTGGCAGGGCGGTAATAGCCGCTGGGACCTGATCGATGTGGTGCGTGCAGCCTATGCCTTGCGCCCTGACGGCATCGTTTGGCCGACAGACGACGAGGGGCGGATAACGCTCAAACTCGAACGCCTGACCGCCGCCAATGGCATTGATCACGGAAATGCTCACGAAGCGCTTTCGGACGTTCGCGCCACCATCGCCCTGGCGCGTCTGATCCGGGAAAAGCAGCCGAAGTTGTATGACTGGTTGTTTCAGTTGCGCGGTAAACAAAAGGTGATGGATCAGATTCGTCTGTTGCAGCCGATGGTGCACATCTCGGGGCGCTTTTCAGCGGCGCGCAATTATGTCGGTGTGGTGCTGCCTTTGGCCTGGCACCCGCGAAACAAGAACGCCTTGATTGTCTGTGACCTGCACCTGGATCCTCAGGGCTTGCTCGATCTTGATGCCGACACCTTGCGCCAACGGCTGTATACCCGCCGCGATGACTTGGCCGAGGGCGAGTTGCCGGTGCCGCTCAAACTTATCCACATCAATAAATGCCCGGTGGTGGCGCCGTTGTCGGTACTTCGCTCTGAAGATCAGCAACGTTTGGGGCTGGATATGTCGCTCTACCAAGAGCGCGCGCTGCGGCTAAGTGACGCACAAACAGTTTGGCGAGATAAAGTTCAGGCGATTTACGCCAGCGAAGATTTCACCCCGAGCCAAGACCCTGAGCAACAGTTATACGATGGTTTTATCGGTGATCGGGATCGGCGCCTATGTGAGCAAGTCAGGTCTGCCGATCCTGCTCAATTAGCGCAACAACAATGGCCTTTCGATGATGAACGCTTGCCGGAATTATTGTTTCGATATCGCGCACGCAACTTCCCCGATACGTTGAGTTTCGAAGAGCAAGAACGCTGGCGAATATTCTGTCAGCAACGTTTGTCAGCCCCCGAGTGGGGGGCGCCAAATACGCTGGAAACTTTTGTAGACACCGCAGCCCAATGGAGTATTACGGCTACATCGTTTCAGCGAGAGGTGCTGAATGAATGGCAGAATTATGTCGAAGGATTACGCAAACGTTTGAATCTTTGA
- a CDS encoding RDD family protein, with the protein MLETTALPRKATLSPPLDTRYQVETPEGIDLPLRPAGLMVRALAFSIDLGLRGLIVGLLFIVLAFLGKLGAGLGSILLFVVSWWYMVLFEVLNQGRSPGKQWMGLRVVQDDGTPIGWSASLLRNLLRFVDMLPFGYFLGAISCLQHPTFKRLGDLAAGTLVIYREQPLARPQLPAVQPRRPAFTLTLTEQRAILGFAERQGELSEARVKELAAILAQPLQVSAPGAVDELNGIARGLLGPT; encoded by the coding sequence ATGCTCGAGACCACAGCACTGCCAAGGAAAGCGACGCTGTCCCCGCCACTGGATACGCGGTATCAAGTCGAAACGCCGGAAGGCATCGACTTGCCACTGCGCCCGGCCGGGTTGATGGTTCGTGCGCTGGCGTTCTCCATCGATCTCGGACTGCGCGGGTTGATCGTCGGCCTGCTGTTCATTGTCCTGGCGTTCCTCGGAAAACTCGGTGCAGGGCTCGGCTCGATTCTATTGTTCGTGGTGAGCTGGTGGTACATGGTGCTGTTCGAAGTGCTCAATCAGGGTCGTTCGCCAGGCAAGCAATGGATGGGCCTGCGGGTGGTGCAGGACGATGGCACGCCGATCGGCTGGTCTGCTTCGCTGCTGCGCAACCTGCTGCGATTTGTCGACATGCTGCCGTTCGGCTATTTCCTCGGGGCCATCAGTTGCCTGCAACATCCCACCTTCAAGCGCCTTGGCGATCTGGCCGCCGGCACGCTGGTGATCTACCGCGAACAACCGCTCGCTCGACCACAACTGCCCGCCGTCCAGCCCCGGCGTCCGGCCTTTACGCTGACACTGACCGAACAACGCGCCATCCTCGGGTTTGCCGAGCGCCAGGGTGAACTCTCTGAAGCACGGGTCAAAGAGCTGGCGGCCATACTCGCGCAACCGTTGCAGGTGTCGGCGCCAGGGGCCGTGGACGAACTCAATGGCATCGCCCGCGGCTTGTTGGGCCCCACATGA
- a CDS encoding stage II sporulation protein M has protein sequence MKQSLFESRHKAEWEQFALVLEQLEQGKEAERVAGFPSDYRRLCQHLALAQERGYSSFLIDSLQQQVLRGHQQLYRHRSRLGANVLGFILADFPRLVREQWRFVLAASLMFFGSLIGIALLVYLFPDLVYNLIPAEQVSEMQGMYDPEAGHLGRSAERAASEDWVMFGYYIMHNIGIAFQAFASGLLFGLGSAYFLFFNGLMIGAVAGHLTHIGYGQTFWSFVVGHGAFELSAIALAGAAGLQLGWALIAPGRLPRSEALRLAARKSVLLICGVMLFLLIAAFIEAYWSSTIGVAPMTKYLVGAALWLLVAVYLLFAGRTRHAPE, from the coding sequence ATGAAGCAAAGCCTTTTCGAAAGTCGCCACAAGGCCGAATGGGAGCAATTTGCTCTCGTGCTTGAACAGCTGGAGCAAGGCAAGGAAGCAGAACGAGTCGCCGGTTTCCCCAGCGATTATCGTCGTCTCTGCCAGCATCTGGCGCTGGCCCAGGAACGTGGTTACAGCAGCTTTCTAATCGACTCGTTACAGCAACAAGTCTTGCGTGGGCATCAACAGCTCTATCGGCATCGCAGTCGACTGGGTGCCAACGTGCTGGGCTTCATCCTGGCTGACTTCCCGCGACTGGTGCGCGAACAGTGGCGCTTCGTGCTCGCCGCCAGCCTGATGTTTTTTGGCAGCCTGATCGGCATCGCACTGCTGGTGTACCTGTTCCCCGACCTGGTCTACAACCTGATCCCGGCCGAGCAGGTCAGCGAGATGCAAGGCATGTACGACCCCGAGGCCGGTCACCTGGGGCGTTCGGCGGAACGGGCGGCCAGTGAAGACTGGGTGATGTTCGGTTACTACATCATGCACAACATCGGCATCGCCTTTCAGGCCTTCGCCAGCGGTTTGTTGTTTGGCTTGGGCAGCGCGTATTTCCTGTTCTTCAACGGTTTGATGATCGGCGCGGTGGCCGGGCACCTGACGCACATTGGCTACGGGCAAACCTTCTGGTCATTCGTGGTTGGCCACGGCGCCTTCGAACTGAGTGCTATCGCCCTGGCCGGTGCCGCCGGCCTGCAATTGGGTTGGGCATTGATCGCGCCGGGACGCCTGCCCCGCTCCGAAGCCCTGCGGTTGGCGGCGCGCAAAAGCGTATTGCTGATTTGCGGGGTCATGCTGTTTCTGCTGATTGCGGCGTTTATCGAAGCTTACTGGTCGTCCACGATCGGGGTCGCGCCAATGACCAAATACCTGGTCGGCGCAGCGCTCTGGTTGTTGGTGGCGGTTTATCTGCTGTTTGCCGGACGGACCCGCCATGCGCCTGAGTGA
- a CDS encoding DUF4129 domain-containing protein, whose amino-acid sequence MRLSDATVVIRPRTTWEAMDLGILLSQRHRRLLMTSWAIVTLPVFALLSWVLWDSPSLAVFIFWWLKPAFDRLPLYILSKAMFGETPTLKQALYQWPQLLKPQLLASLTWRRLSLSRSFLMPVVQLEGLSGQPRQQRLQVLLQRNAGAARWLTIIGVHLETALWIGLMVLFYMFLPQQVELDWSWQTLITAASQDWRWLEHLTNAFYALVLIVWEPVYVACGFSLYLNRRTVLEAWDIELVFRRMRQRLTSAAVTLLLAAFLLMPTAQTVWAAEPVISPDSPRLLDQPLTSQASRDSIKAILDQPPFKNKETVTRYRFGEDQPAVDKADDDNATEWLEALLKLLDNQHFGAAAPLIEVVLWGVVIGAIGLLIWHYRDWLQAFVSRRPALNSKVARPLPQQAFGLDLNRETLPADIAASAERLWQTHPREALGLLYRGLLSHLLHDFNMALKPADTEGQVLERIEHLQQPALLAFSKNLTGHWQNMAYGHRLPPAHVQQELCDGWRALFGPGALR is encoded by the coding sequence ATGCGCCTGAGTGACGCCACGGTTGTCATCCGCCCGCGCACCACCTGGGAAGCCATGGACCTGGGCATCCTGCTGAGCCAGCGACACCGACGCCTGCTGATGACCAGTTGGGCCATCGTGACCTTGCCGGTTTTCGCGCTGCTCAGTTGGGTGCTGTGGGATTCGCCCTCCCTCGCCGTGTTCATTTTCTGGTGGCTGAAACCGGCGTTCGACCGCCTGCCGCTGTACATACTGTCCAAAGCCATGTTTGGCGAAACGCCCACCCTGAAACAGGCGCTGTACCAATGGCCGCAGCTGCTCAAACCGCAACTGCTGGCGAGTCTGACCTGGCGACGACTGAGCCTGAGTCGCAGTTTCCTGATGCCGGTGGTGCAACTCGAAGGGCTGAGTGGGCAGCCACGACAACAGCGCTTGCAGGTGCTGTTGCAGCGCAACGCCGGTGCCGCACGGTGGCTGACCATCATCGGCGTACATCTGGAAACCGCGCTTTGGATCGGCCTGATGGTGCTGTTCTACATGTTCTTGCCGCAACAGGTCGAACTCGACTGGAGCTGGCAGACCTTGATCACCGCCGCCTCACAGGACTGGCGATGGCTGGAACACCTGACCAACGCCTTTTACGCACTGGTGCTCATTGTCTGGGAACCGGTTTATGTCGCCTGCGGCTTCAGCCTCTATCTGAATCGGCGCACGGTGCTGGAGGCCTGGGATATCGAGCTGGTGTTCCGCCGCATGCGCCAACGCTTGACCAGCGCCGCCGTCACCCTGCTGCTGGCGGCGTTTCTGTTGATGCCGACAGCACAAACCGTGTGGGCCGCCGAGCCAGTCATTTCACCCGACAGCCCACGCCTGCTGGACCAGCCACTGACCAGTCAGGCATCCCGGGACAGCATCAAGGCGATCCTCGATCAGCCTCCGTTCAAGAACAAGGAAACGGTCACGCGCTATCGGTTTGGCGAGGACCAACCCGCCGTCGATAAGGCGGACGATGACAACGCCACCGAATGGCTGGAGGCGCTGCTCAAGCTTCTGGACAACCAACACTTCGGCGCAGCGGCCCCGCTGATTGAAGTCGTGTTGTGGGGTGTCGTGATCGGTGCCATTGGTTTATTGATCTGGCATTACCGTGACTGGTTGCAAGCCTTCGTCAGCCGTCGACCGGCCTTGAACAGCAAGGTCGCGCGGCCGTTACCGCAACAGGCTTTCGGCCTGGACCTCAACCGCGAAACCCTGCCTGCCGACATCGCCGCCAGCGCCGAACGCCTCTGGCAAACCCACCCTCGCGAAGCCCTCGGATTGCTCTATCGCGGTCTGCTCAGCCACTTGCTGCACGACTTCAACATGGCGCTGAAACCCGCCGACACCGAAGGCCAGGTCCTGGAGCGCATCGAACACCTGCAACAACCTGCCTTGCTGGCCTTCAGTAAAAACCTGACCGGGCACTGGCAGAACATGGCCTACGGGCATCGCCTGCCTCCCGCGCATGTGCAACAGGAACTCTGTGACGGCTGGCGAGCCTTGTTCGGCCCGGGAGCGTTGCGTTGA
- a CDS encoding DUF4350 domain-containing protein — protein MNRQRWLAVGVFIAVLLIALSVYLYVKATPYQTDIDHGPSPEAQANPYLAAEHFLRQQNLTVSHANSLDILPTLEPLQHSLLLLGDRYNMTPRQIDQLLNWTRAGGRLLFVAQSLWDEKTGQSNDLLLDRVQLHQSLSKDLKDPPPAIDDDPYPKLTKLYLEDENAPAYAGFDTAFHLEDPKNLAQAWANSGKATHMMQLNHGLGSITVVTDADLWKTPAIDQYDNAWLLWYLTADTNVTLLFNTDHDSLLTLLLRYFPQALVALFALIGLGFWHVGVRQGPLLEPAPRARRQLQEHLRASADFMLRRNGQQHLVQALQHDILRRVRRRHPGFEQLGVAEQWLVLARLTGQPTRAISQAMSPRPKQRQSSAEFSRQVAHLQTLRNAL, from the coding sequence TTGAACCGGCAACGCTGGCTGGCGGTCGGCGTGTTCATTGCCGTGCTATTGATCGCGCTGAGTGTTTATCTGTACGTCAAGGCAACGCCCTATCAGACAGACATCGATCACGGCCCCTCACCCGAAGCCCAGGCCAATCCTTACCTCGCTGCCGAGCATTTCCTGCGCCAACAGAACCTGACCGTCAGCCACGCCAATAGCCTCGACATCCTGCCCACCCTGGAGCCGCTTCAGCACAGTCTGTTGTTGCTCGGGGACCGGTACAACATGACCCCGCGCCAGATCGATCAGCTATTGAACTGGACCCGGGCCGGCGGGCGTCTTTTGTTTGTTGCCCAGTCGCTGTGGGATGAAAAGACCGGCCAAAGCAATGATCTGCTGCTCGACCGGGTGCAGTTGCACCAGTCGCTGAGCAAAGACCTCAAGGACCCACCGCCCGCTATCGACGACGATCCTTACCCCAAGCTGACCAAGCTGTATCTGGAAGACGAAAACGCGCCGGCCTACGCTGGTTTTGATACCGCATTCCATCTCGAAGACCCGAAAAACCTCGCCCAGGCCTGGGCCAACAGCGGCAAGGCCACGCACATGATGCAGCTCAATCACGGGCTCGGTTCGATCACCGTGGTCACCGACGCCGACCTGTGGAAAACCCCGGCCATCGACCAATACGACAACGCCTGGCTGCTCTGGTACCTGACCGCGGACACGAACGTGACCCTGCTGTTCAATACCGATCACGACAGTCTTCTGACCTTGCTCCTGCGCTATTTCCCCCAAGCATTGGTCGCCCTTTTTGCCCTGATCGGTCTTGGCTTCTGGCACGTCGGCGTGCGCCAGGGTCCGCTGCTGGAACCGGCCCCAAGGGCGCGCCGCCAACTTCAGGAACACCTGCGCGCCAGCGCCGATTTCATGTTGCGCCGAAACGGTCAACAGCACTTGGTGCAAGCCTTGCAGCACGACATCTTGCGTCGTGTGCGGCGCCGTCATCCCGGTTTCGAACAACTCGGCGTTGCCGAACAATGGCTGGTGCTCGCACGCCTGACCGGGCAACCCACACGCGCAATCAGCCAGGCCATGAGCCCGCGACCGAAGCAGCGGCAGTCCAGCGCTGAATTCAGCCGTCAGGTCGCCCACCTGCAAACCTTGAGGAACGCCTTATGA